ATTGGCGGTCGAGAGGCCGTGTTGAAGGGATTGCTGGCGCTTCATCCGGCGCGCCCAGTCGGGTGGGCCGTCATTGGCCGGGGAGGGCAGGGCACCACCCGCCATCCGTCCCCCGGTAGCGGCATAGGCTGCGCGGGCGCCGGACTGCGCGCCTTCCGAGATCGCGCGCCGGAGCGGGCTGAACGCGGCGACGGCACCGGTTTTGCCGATAGAGGCCACGCCTCCGACGGACTTGCCCAACGCTGTGCTGCGCGAGGCCGCGCCAAGCTGATAGGCGGTCGCGGTTCCGCTGCCGATAGCGCTGGCACCGCGCAGGGCGGCACCTCCGGTGCCAAGGGCCATTCGGGTTCCGGCGACACCGGCGACCGCGGCCCCGCCAACGGCGATACCGGTGCCGACCGCGGCGCCTGCGCCAAGCTGCGGCCCGCCCGAGACAATGCCATTGGCGATGCCGGGGCCGAAGATACCGAGGGCGAGGAGCGCCAACGCGCCGAGGACCACTGACATCGCGTCGTTGATCGTGGGCTCGCCCGCAAACCCGGCGGTGAACTCGCTGAAGATAGTGGAGCCGATGCCGACGATGACGGCCAGCACCAGAACCTTGACACCCGAAGAAATGACGAGGCCCAGCACTCGCTCGGCCATGAAGGCGGTCTTGTTGAATAGGCCGAAGGGCACGAGGATGAAGCCCGCCAGCGTGGCCAGCTTGAATTCGATCAAGGTGACGAAAAGCTGGATCGCGAGGATGAAGAACGAGAGCAGCACCACCAGCCAGGCGAAGAACAGGATCCCGATCTGGATGAAGTTCTCGAAGACGGCGACGAACCCGGAGAGGTCGGCGATGGAGGCGAGGATCGGCTGACCGGCCTCGAGCCCCACCTGCGCGATGCGCCCGGGCTGCAGCAGTTCACCGGCGGAAATGGTGCCGCCGGTGGCGACCAGGCCAAGGCCCGCAAAACTGTCGAAAACGATCCGGGCCAGCGTGTTCCAGTTGCCGATGATATAGGCGAAGACCCCGACGAAGAGGGTCTTTTTCACCAGCCGGGCGATGATGTCGTCATCCGCACCCCAAGCCCAGAACAGCGCGGCCAGCGTGATGTCGATGACGATCAGCGTGGTGGCGAGGAAGGCGACGTCGCCACCCAGAAGGCCGAAGCCGGAATCGATGTAGGAGGCGAAGACCTCGAGAAACCGGTCGATGACACTGACGCCGCCCATCGCCTCACTCCGTCCCGGCCGGCTCTGGAGCCAGATCGAAGAAGCGCTGCCGGGCCGCCTCCCAGGCGGCGCGGCATTCGGTGTCGGTGGCGTAGTCTTCGGGCGTCAGGTCACGGCAACGCGCGAGGGTGCCGCGCAAGGCGTCATCCCTGACCACATGCCCGGCGTCGGTGGGCAGGATCGTCCGGGTGAGTTCCGTAGCGGCGGCGAGGGCGGCAAGGCCGCCGATACCGAAGGCGACAAGGCGCAGAGTTCGCGGGGTGTCGAGGGCCATGCGCTTACTCCCCGAAAAAGCGGACGGTGCCAGGGGAGTAGCCGCCGCCGTAATCGAGGAACCGCGTGAGGTTCTCGCGGCCCTGCGCCTCGGCCGAGGCGATCCGGGCGGCTTCAAGCGCTTCGGCCCGGTTCTGCGCGGCGATGGCGGCGGTCAGATCGGCGATCTGTGTCGATTGCAATGCGAGCAGCTGGTTGCCAGCCTGCGCGACCTGCAGGGCCCCAACGGCTCCTTGGCTTTCGCGGATGAGCGCGTCCATCTGGCTGCGGGCTCCGTCGATATTGCCCACGACCCCGGCCTGCACGCGCAAGCTGTCCTCGAAGCCCGCGACGGAGGTTTCCCACCGCTCGCGCGCACCGGCGATCATCGCGTCGAAATCGCCCTGCGCTGCGGCAGCACCGTAGTCCTGCGTGAAGGCCTGTTCGATAGTGGCCACGTCGAAGGCGAGGCTTTGGGCATCGGCCAAGAGGCGCTGGGTTTCGCCGATGGCGTCCTGCAGCTGCGCCAGAGAGGAATGCGGTAGGTTCGCGAGGTTCAGCGCATCGTTCATCAACATCTGCGCCTGGTTCTGGATCTGGGCGATCTGGTTGTTGATCTGTTCCAGCGCCCGTGCGGCGGAGAGGATGTTTTCGGCATGGTTCCGGGGGTCGTAGACGATCCGCCCGCCGCCCCCGAAGAAGAAGGCCTGGGCAGGTGTCGTCAGGACCGGTGTCAGGACGAGGGCGCTGGCCATCAATACGGCGGCGAGTTTGCGGGGCCGGGCAGGGCGCTCAGGATTGCGGGTCATGTTCTGTCTCCTTCTGGTCAGGGTGAGGGGGTGTCGGATCGGTAGGTGCGATGTCGGGCCCGAGCAGGTCGATGGCCCAATCAAGACCGCGATGGCGCAGCCATGCGGCGGCAAAGCCGTCCCGGCCATGGGTGGCGATAAGATTGCTGATTGCGGCCTGATCGGCCTTGGAGGAGGCGGCGGTGAAGGCCAGAGCCACCTCGCCGAGGCCCAGCGAGAAGAGCCGGTTGCCCCGCCGCGACTGGCAGTAGTAGTCGTGCTTCGGCGTCGCGCGGGCGAGGATGTCGATCTGGCGGTCGTTCAGCCCGAAGTTCTGGTAGATCCGGGCGATCTGCGGCTCAAAGGCCCGTTCGTTGGGAAGGAAGATCCGCGTGGGGCAGCTCTCGACAATCGCGGGCGCGCTGAGGGACCCGTCGATATCGGCCAGCGATTGGGTGGCGAAGATCACCGAAGCGTTCTTCTTCCTCAACGTCTTCAGCCATTCGCGCAGCTGCCCGCCGAAATTGGCGTCATTGAGCGCAAGCCAGCCCTCGTCGATCAGGATCATCGTGGGGCGGCCGTCGAGGCGTGCCTCGATCCGGTGGAAGAGATAGGCGAGCACGGCGGGTGCGGCGGGGGAACCGATCAGCCCCTCCGTTTCAAACGCGAGCACGTCCGCGCT
This genomic interval from Paracoccaceae bacterium contains the following:
- the trbL gene encoding P-type conjugative transfer protein TrbL produces the protein MGGVSVIDRFLEVFASYIDSGFGLLGGDVAFLATTLIVIDITLAALFWAWGADDDIIARLVKKTLFVGVFAYIIGNWNTLARIVFDSFAGLGLVATGGTISAGELLQPGRIAQVGLEAGQPILASIADLSGFVAVFENFIQIGILFFAWLVVLLSFFILAIQLFVTLIEFKLATLAGFILVPFGLFNKTAFMAERVLGLVISSGVKVLVLAVIVGIGSTIFSEFTAGFAGEPTINDAMSVVLGALALLALGIFGPGIANGIVSGGPQLGAGAAVGTGIAVGGAAVAGVAGTRMALGTGGAALRGASAIGSGTATAYQLGAASRSTALGKSVGGVASIGKTGAVAAFSPLRRAISEGAQSGARAAYAATGGRMAGGALPSPANDGPPDWARRMKRQQSLQHGLSTANHVIRSGDHGGGGTVVSLSERSS
- the trbK-alt gene encoding putative entry exclusion protein TrbK-alt; this translates as MALDTPRTLRLVAFGIGGLAALAAATELTRTILPTDAGHVVRDDALRGTLARCRDLTPEDYATDTECRAAWEAARQRFFDLAPEPAGTE
- the trbJ gene encoding P-type conjugative transfer protein TrbJ, with the protein product MTRNPERPARPRKLAAVLMASALVLTPVLTTPAQAFFFGGGGRIVYDPRNHAENILSAARALEQINNQIAQIQNQAQMLMNDALNLANLPHSSLAQLQDAIGETQRLLADAQSLAFDVATIEQAFTQDYGAAAAQGDFDAMIAGARERWETSVAGFEDSLRVQAGVVGNIDGARSQMDALIRESQGAVGALQVAQAGNQLLALQSTQIADLTAAIAAQNRAEALEAARIASAEAQGRENLTRFLDYGGGYSPGTVRFFGE